The following proteins are encoded in a genomic region of Prochlorococcus marinus XMU1408:
- the psbM gene encoding photosystem II reaction center protein PsbM encodes METTSFGFAASLLFVGVPTIFLIGLFVSTNDGEKSSFYSDSSKGRLSPQPKK; translated from the coding sequence ATGGAAACCACTAGTTTTGGCTTTGCCGCGAGTCTTTTATTTGTTGGAGTACCAACAATCTTTCTTATTGGTTTATTTGTCTCTACCAATGATGGTGAGAAATCAAGCTTTTATTCTGATTCCAGTAAGGGTAGATTGAGTCCTCAACCTAAAAAGTGA
- a CDS encoding acyl-CoA thioesterase: protein MSSIINKGWKLTKLVLPQHTDHARVMWHGSYINFLEEARIDALNKVGMSYSELSEKGFEIPVVSLNIKYKMSFNHGDKALLISQFKMDNKIRLNCKTFFVKVNGDIAAEALVGLVVVRKKNDSIKLIRELPDQIKNILLLLEEGPKIEMIE, encoded by the coding sequence ATGAGTTCAATAATAAATAAAGGGTGGAAATTAACTAAATTAGTTCTACCTCAGCATACAGACCATGCACGTGTCATGTGGCATGGTTCTTATATAAATTTCTTAGAAGAGGCAAGAATTGATGCATTAAATAAAGTTGGAATGTCTTACTCAGAATTATCTGAAAAAGGTTTTGAAATCCCAGTAGTTTCTTTAAATATTAAGTATAAAATGTCTTTTAATCATGGAGATAAAGCTTTATTAATTAGTCAATTTAAGATGGATAATAAAATAAGACTTAATTGTAAAACCTTTTTTGTAAAGGTAAATGGTGATATTGCTGCAGAAGCATTAGTAGGACTTGTTGTCGTTAGAAAGAAAAATGACTCAATTAAGTTAATTAGAGAATTACCTGATCAAATTAAAAATATATTATTACTTTTAGAAGAGGGGCCTAAAATTGAAATGATTGAATAA
- the prmC gene encoding peptide chain release factor N(5)-glutamine methyltransferase translates to MILKGGRKVDFDWLLDIAAGISWSNLQNIILNPEQGFSLEISTEELEFIWECHLKDKTPLQHLISKCPWRDFELEVSPDALIPRQETELLIDLALKKVENLKFGRWADLGTGSGPIAIALARSLPNWKGHAVDISNEALQLAKRNLKSLSPNSNVKLSLGDWWNPLERWWGGFDLVLSNPPYIPSDLIGGLEPVVKNHEPRIALDGGADGMIASKQIIMGAKQGLAKSGWLILEHHYDQSEKIIDFMKKIGMEEVSFEKDLNGIKRYAACCKK, encoded by the coding sequence ATGATTTTGAAAGGCGGAAGGAAGGTTGATTTCGATTGGCTGTTAGATATCGCTGCTGGTATTTCTTGGAGTAATTTGCAAAACATAATTTTAAATCCTGAGCAAGGTTTCTCTTTAGAAATTTCAACTGAGGAATTAGAGTTTATCTGGGAATGTCATTTGAAAGATAAAACACCCCTTCAACATTTGATTTCTAAATGTCCTTGGAGAGATTTTGAGTTAGAGGTTTCACCAGATGCACTTATTCCAAGACAAGAAACAGAATTATTGATTGATTTGGCTTTAAAAAAAGTTGAAAATTTAAAATTTGGAAGGTGGGCTGATCTTGGTACAGGTTCTGGTCCTATTGCTATTGCTTTAGCAAGATCTCTTCCTAATTGGAAAGGCCATGCTGTTGACATTAGCAATGAAGCATTGCAACTAGCAAAGAGAAATTTAAAATCTTTGTCTCCTAATTCGAATGTAAAACTTTCTTTAGGAGATTGGTGGAACCCTTTAGAAAGATGGTGGGGAGGTTTTGATTTGGTCTTAAGTAATCCGCCTTATATCCCTTCTGATTTGATTGGAGGATTAGAACCAGTTGTTAAAAATCACGAGCCTCGTATTGCTTTAGATGGAGGTGCAGATGGCATGATCGCTTCAAAACAAATAATTATGGGTGCGAAACAGGGTTTAGCTAAAAGCGGTTGGTTGATTCTCGAACATCATTATGATCAAAGTGAGAAGATAATTGATTTTATGAAAAAAATTGGAATGGAGGAAGTTTCTTTTGAAAAAGACTTAAACGGAATCAAGCGTTATGCAGCTTGCTGTAAAAAATAA
- a CDS encoding L-threonylcarbamoyladenylate synthase, whose product MQLAVKNKMVADQLHIPELSLQLKKGSLALFPTDTLPAICSYPKYSNKIWNIKKRPLNKPLILMGGCLEDLFEFVKPCAIEDGLKIAKIYWPGALTIILPTIGNVSKYMNCNSDSLGFRVPALRLARDLLMKTGPLATTSANISGKPPVKDAIEASVQFPGIPILAPVPWPNASGIASTVIEWKDGKWDILRAGSIVLN is encoded by the coding sequence ATGCAGCTTGCTGTAAAAAATAAAATGGTTGCAGATCAATTGCATATTCCTGAATTAAGCTTGCAACTAAAGAAGGGATCTTTAGCTTTATTCCCTACTGATACTTTGCCAGCCATATGTTCATATCCTAAATACTCAAATAAGATATGGAATATAAAGAAAAGACCATTAAATAAGCCACTAATATTAATGGGTGGATGCTTGGAAGATTTATTTGAGTTTGTTAAACCTTGTGCGATTGAAGATGGCTTAAAAATAGCCAAAATTTACTGGCCTGGTGCGTTAACAATTATTTTGCCAACAATTGGAAATGTCTCTAAATACATGAATTGTAATTCTGATTCTTTAGGTTTTCGAGTCCCAGCCTTAAGACTCGCAAGAGATTTGCTCATGAAGACAGGTCCTCTTGCAACTACCAGTGCAAATATTTCTGGAAAACCACCTGTTAAAGACGCAATAGAAGCTTCGGTTCAATTCCCAGGGATTCCAATTCTTGCTCCTGTCCCTTGGCCAAACGCTTCTGGGATTGCAAGTACAGTCATAGAATGGAAAGATGGTAAATGGGACATTTTAAGGGCTGGTTCAATTGTTTTGAATTAA
- the minE gene encoding cell division topological specificity factor MinE: protein MTLRDIINKLLRRQPSSASTARERLQLVLAHDRSDLSTELLDQMRKEILEVVARYVEIDMDEGAVSLETEDRMTALVANLPIKRTLNGQIKLIEPDIPSEENSEGIESTDQSSH from the coding sequence ATGACACTAAGAGACATTATCAACAAATTACTGCGTAGGCAGCCCTCTAGCGCTAGCACTGCAAGAGAAAGGCTTCAGCTAGTTCTAGCTCATGATCGTTCAGATCTCAGTACAGAGCTTTTAGATCAGATGAGAAAAGAAATCTTAGAGGTGGTTGCAAGATATGTAGAAATAGATATGGATGAAGGTGCTGTTAGTCTTGAGACGGAAGATCGTATGACAGCTTTAGTTGCAAACCTACCAATAAAAAGAACATTAAATGGTCAAATCAAGCTTATAGAGCCTGATATTCCTTCAGAAGAGAATTCTGAAGGAATAGAAAGCACTGATCAAAGTTCTCATTAA
- the minD gene encoding septum site-determining protein MinD: MATDTRVILICSGKGGVGKTTLTANLGISLARQGLNTAVLDADFGLRNLDLLLGLENRIVYTAQEVLEGECRLDQALVKHKQESNLSLLPAGNPRMLDWLKPEDMKRIVEMLKEHFNYVLIDCPAGVEDGFKNAMAASQEAIVVTNPEVSAVRDADRVIGLLNTNEIKPVQLVLNRVRPKMMASQEMLSIDDVTDILALPLLGLVLEDEQVIVSTNRGEPLTLNSVNSPAAKCYLNIAKRLQGEDIPLIDPVEESSGFGAKFRRLMQTKIF, from the coding sequence GTGGCGACAGATACGCGCGTCATTCTTATCTGCTCAGGAAAGGGTGGAGTTGGCAAGACAACTCTTACAGCAAATCTAGGCATTTCACTTGCAAGGCAAGGTCTAAATACTGCTGTTTTAGATGCAGACTTTGGTCTGAGAAATTTAGATTTACTATTAGGTCTAGAAAATCGAATTGTCTATACAGCGCAAGAAGTTCTTGAGGGAGAATGCAGACTTGATCAAGCCTTGGTTAAACATAAGCAAGAGTCAAATCTATCTTTACTTCCCGCAGGCAATCCAAGAATGCTTGATTGGTTAAAACCTGAAGATATGAAACGCATAGTAGAAATGTTAAAAGAGCATTTCAACTACGTTTTAATTGATTGCCCTGCTGGAGTTGAGGATGGATTTAAGAATGCAATGGCTGCCTCGCAAGAAGCAATAGTCGTTACCAATCCAGAGGTTTCTGCAGTCAGAGATGCTGACAGGGTGATTGGTTTGCTAAATACGAACGAGATAAAACCAGTCCAATTAGTTCTTAATAGAGTTAGGCCAAAAATGATGGCAAGCCAAGAAATGCTCTCTATTGACGATGTAACTGATATTTTAGCGTTACCTTTACTAGGTCTTGTTCTAGAGGATGAACAAGTTATTGTCAGTACAAATAGAGGAGAGCCGCTTACTTTAAATAGCGTTAATTCACCAGCAGCCAAATGTTATCTCAATATTGCGAAGAGATTACAAGGTGAAGATATTCCGCTTATTGATCCCGTAGAGGAAAGTTCTGGATTTGGTGCAAAATTTAGAAGACTAATGCAAACAAAAATTTTCTAA
- the minC gene encoding septum site-determining protein MinC produces MDSTSQKIIINIDDEKKYLNWKSCLKHKLKNIHSKYIEIGCSNLNLSCTDILELISIVNQHSCRVVSFSSTSPKTIISSHSLGFKSHYIIKNYSNKISKIDNKCLNSSKTNFHQGTIRSGEYLDSPGDLLILGDVNPGAIVSAEGNIIIWGRLLGIAHAGREGNSQATISALQLRPVQLRIANKVARGPKEKPQLGLAEQARIDLEQIIISPLDSI; encoded by the coding sequence ATGGATTCAACATCGCAAAAAATAATAATTAATATTGATGATGAAAAAAAATATCTAAACTGGAAATCATGTTTAAAACATAAACTAAAAAATATACACTCTAAATATATAGAAATTGGTTGTAGTAATCTAAATCTATCTTGTACAGATATCTTAGAATTAATATCAATAGTAAATCAACATAGTTGCAGAGTTGTTAGCTTCTCCTCCACATCTCCTAAAACAATAATAAGCAGTCATTCACTTGGTTTTAAATCACATTATATTATTAAAAACTACTCAAATAAAATCTCAAAAATAGATAATAAATGTTTAAATTCATCAAAAACCAACTTTCACCAAGGCACTATCAGATCAGGGGAATACCTGGATAGCCCTGGTGATTTATTAATCCTTGGGGATGTTAATCCAGGAGCAATAGTTAGCGCAGAGGGAAATATAATTATTTGGGGACGACTTCTCGGAATTGCTCATGCAGGGAGGGAAGGAAACTCTCAAGCAACTATTTCTGCACTTCAACTCAGACCAGTTCAACTAAGAATCGCAAATAAAGTTGCTAGAGGACCTAAAGAGAAACCACAACTAGGCCTTGCAGAGCAAGCAAGGATAGATTTGGAACAAATTATTATTTCCCCGTTGGACTCAATTTAA
- a CDS encoding HD domain-containing protein encodes MSTRTYYDPLHQSITLNTLIPEEKMVMELIDSSPFQRLRRIKQLGPAYLTFHGAESSRFTHSLGVFHLARRAINHLSTFDSKLNEHKFLLYGAALLHDLGHGPLSHTSEEIFKISHEDWTAKLIQSNEEINFILNKYGKGHSKAISDLIQSREAPKKLIISLISSQLDCDRLDYLIRDSYTTGARYGQLDIDRIISAMTIAPDGDLAIHPKGLMAVEHYLVIRNLMYRSVYNHRLNEVCNWLLEQIVKTARKLGPKEIWADVSMSEWLWNYERMSPERFLSNDDIITGYHINRWQESSNNNLSTLCRRFIQRDLLKALNVSSFSLEIRLEALAKARILSEKYSIEPDISCGLREQIIKSYHPYKYGLRLWDGNKLEALEKASQLVERLIEANQSSWLIYPKEIEHDLKIEIKNLAIKN; translated from the coding sequence ATGTCAACAAGAACTTATTACGACCCGCTACATCAATCAATAACACTAAACACATTAATCCCAGAAGAAAAGATGGTGATGGAATTAATTGATTCCTCCCCATTTCAAAGACTAAGAAGAATCAAACAATTAGGTCCTGCATATTTAACCTTTCATGGAGCAGAGTCAAGCAGATTTACACATTCACTAGGTGTATTTCATCTGGCAAGAAGAGCAATAAATCATTTATCCACATTTGATTCAAAACTAAATGAGCACAAATTTCTTCTCTATGGTGCTGCTCTTTTACATGATTTAGGACATGGACCACTAAGTCATACAAGTGAGGAGATATTCAAAATCAGTCATGAAGATTGGACAGCTAAGTTGATACAATCAAATGAAGAAATTAATTTCATACTTAATAAATATGGAAAGGGTCATTCAAAAGCAATTTCTGATTTAATTCAATCTAGAGAAGCACCAAAAAAATTAATAATTTCACTAATAAGTAGTCAGTTAGACTGCGATCGACTTGACTATTTAATTAGAGATAGTTATACGACAGGAGCAAGATATGGTCAATTAGATATTGATCGAATAATATCAGCAATGACTATTGCACCAGATGGTGATTTAGCAATACATCCAAAAGGTTTAATGGCAGTTGAGCATTATTTAGTCATAAGAAATTTGATGTATAGGAGCGTGTATAATCATCGATTAAATGAAGTTTGTAATTGGTTATTAGAGCAAATTGTAAAAACAGCGAGGAAGCTTGGTCCAAAAGAAATATGGGCAGATGTAAGCATGTCTGAATGGCTATGGAATTATGAAAGAATGAGCCCCGAAAGGTTTTTATCAAATGATGATATAATCACCGGATACCATATTAATAGATGGCAAGAATCTTCCAATAATAATTTATCAACTCTATGCAGACGTTTTATACAAAGAGATTTATTAAAGGCCTTAAACGTATCTTCTTTCTCTTTAGAGATTAGATTAGAAGCTCTCGCAAAAGCCAGAATATTATCGGAAAAATATAGTATCGAGCCTGATATATCATGTGGTCTAAGAGAGCAAATAATTAAAAGTTATCATCCTTATAAATATGGACTTCGTTTATGGGACGGAAACAAGCTAGAGGCTTTAGAAAAAGCCTCGCAATTAGTTGAGAGATTAATAGAAGCTAATCAATCTTCATGGTTAATTTATCCCAAAGAAATTGAACATGACTTAAAAATAGAGATTAAAAATCTAGCAATTAAAAATTAA
- the ctpZ gene encoding carboxyl-terminal processing protease CtpZ gives MLSSVKSLTKQLQRLFAVLISFGLLFQVLTQPAFALNDGQLLVIEAWNLVNEGYLAPKKFEEIQWKKLRQKALEKPINNSQQAYSAIEAMLLPLGDPYTRLLRPEDYEAMKKSNIGSEINGVGLQLGARKEDGEIVVISPLEGSPASDEGITSGTILRKVNGQSPKKLGLEATAAKLRGQTGTQVIVELEQTDNEIKEITLERRSVDLRPVRTKRIRNESHTLGYLRITQFSEGVPDQVKEALEELSEKEIEGLILDLRNNSGGLVSSGLAVADNFLSNMPIVETKKRDSINDPISSGIETLYDGPMVTLVNEGTASASEILAGALQDNKRSELIGNKTFGKGLIQSLTNLSDGSGLAVTVASYLTPSGRDIQNLGIDPDRLLEMPEPLSPGSDEDRWLLDAELIMQATLDKEEASEKLSKESQTNEEESALKEIE, from the coding sequence ATGCTTTCATCTGTTAAATCTTTAACTAAGCAACTGCAAAGACTTTTTGCAGTTTTAATTAGCTTTGGGCTTTTATTTCAAGTCTTAACTCAGCCAGCTTTCGCTCTTAATGATGGACAACTGCTGGTTATTGAGGCATGGAATCTAGTTAATGAGGGTTATCTAGCTCCTAAAAAATTTGAAGAAATACAATGGAAAAAACTTCGTCAAAAAGCCCTTGAAAAACCAATAAATAATTCCCAACAAGCCTATTCAGCAATAGAAGCAATGCTTCTTCCTCTTGGAGATCCATACACGCGATTATTAAGACCGGAAGATTACGAAGCAATGAAAAAAAGCAATATAGGCAGCGAAATCAATGGAGTAGGACTGCAGTTGGGTGCAAGAAAGGAGGATGGAGAAATTGTTGTAATATCTCCTCTCGAAGGCTCACCTGCCTCAGACGAAGGGATTACAAGTGGAACCATTTTAAGAAAAGTAAATGGCCAATCACCAAAAAAATTAGGACTTGAGGCGACCGCAGCGAAATTGCGAGGGCAAACAGGTACACAAGTAATTGTTGAACTAGAACAAACTGATAACGAAATAAAAGAAATTACTCTAGAGAGAAGAAGTGTTGATTTAAGACCTGTAAGAACAAAAAGGATAAGAAATGAATCTCATACTCTTGGTTATTTAAGAATCACACAATTTAGCGAAGGAGTTCCTGATCAAGTGAAGGAAGCACTAGAAGAACTTTCTGAGAAAGAGATAGAGGGATTAATTTTAGATTTAAGAAATAACTCTGGAGGTCTAGTAAGTTCAGGTCTCGCAGTTGCAGATAACTTCCTCAGCAACATGCCCATTGTTGAAACGAAAAAAAGAGATTCCATAAACGATCCAATCAGTTCTGGCATAGAAACTCTTTATGATGGCCCTATGGTGACTCTCGTAAATGAAGGTACTGCAAGTGCTAGTGAAATACTTGCTGGCGCTTTGCAAGACAACAAAAGATCTGAACTTATTGGTAATAAAACTTTTGGGAAAGGCCTCATACAATCTCTAACAAATCTTAGTGATGGCAGTGGATTAGCCGTTACAGTCGCAAGCTACCTAACTCCAAGCGGAAGAGATATACAAAATCTTGGAATAGATCCTGATCGTCTCTTAGAGATGCCAGAGCCACTAAGTCCTGGTTCTGATGAAGATAGATGGCTTTTAGATGCTGAGCTAATCATGCAAGCCACTTTGGACAAAGAAGAAGCCTCAGAAAAACTGTCAAAAGAAAGTCAAACAAATGAAGAAGAATCAGCTCTTAAAGAAATTGAATAA
- the petB gene encoding cytochrome b6: protein MANSSPVYDWFQERLEIQDIADDVTSKYVPPHVNIFYCLGGITLVCFLIQFATGFAMTFYYKPTVTEAYSSVSYLMTDVSFGWLIRSVHRWSASMMVLMLILHVFRVYLTGGFKRPRELTWITGVIMAVITVAFGVTGYSLPWDQVGYWAVKIVSGVPAAIPVIGDFMVELLRGGESVGQSTLTRFYSLHTFVMPWLLAVFMLMHFLMIRKQGISGPL from the coding sequence ATGGCGAATTCTTCACCGGTTTATGACTGGTTCCAGGAACGTCTTGAGATACAGGACATAGCTGATGATGTCACATCAAAATACGTTCCTCCACATGTCAACATTTTTTATTGTCTTGGTGGAATAACACTGGTTTGTTTTTTGATTCAATTCGCGACTGGATTCGCGATGACCTTTTATTACAAACCTACAGTAACTGAAGCTTATAGCTCAGTTAGTTATCTGATGACAGATGTGAGCTTTGGTTGGTTGATTAGGTCAGTGCATAGATGGAGTGCTTCCATGATGGTACTCATGCTTATTTTGCATGTTTTTCGTGTTTATTTAACCGGTGGATTCAAAAGGCCAAGAGAATTGACATGGATAACTGGCGTGATAATGGCAGTTATAACAGTTGCATTTGGAGTTACAGGTTATTCATTGCCTTGGGATCAAGTTGGCTATTGGGCAGTTAAAATTGTTTCTGGTGTACCAGCTGCCATTCCAGTCATTGGCGACTTTATGGTAGAACTCCTCAGAGGTGGTGAGAGTGTGGGTCAATCAACTTTGACTAGGTTTTATAGTCTCCACACGTTTGTAATGCCATGGTTATTAGCAGTATTTATGTTGATGCATTTCCTAATGATCAGAAAGCAAGGAATCTCAGGTCCCTTATAG
- the petD gene encoding cytochrome b6-f complex subunit IV: MSTLKKPDLSDTKLRAKLAKGMGHNYYGEPAWPNDLLYIFPVVILGTIACVVGLAVLDPAFLGDKANPFATPLEILPEWYLYPVFQILRVVPNKLLGIALQTLIPLGLIILPFIENINKFANPFRRPVAMTLFLFGTVLTMYLGIGACLPIDKSLTLGLF; encoded by the coding sequence ATGTCTACTCTTAAGAAACCAGACTTATCTGATACGAAACTAAGAGCCAAGCTTGCCAAAGGAATGGGGCATAACTATTACGGAGAGCCTGCATGGCCAAATGACTTATTATATATTTTCCCCGTTGTTATTCTTGGAACAATTGCGTGTGTTGTTGGTTTAGCGGTATTAGACCCTGCATTCCTTGGGGACAAAGCAAACCCATTTGCAACTCCATTAGAAATCTTACCTGAGTGGTATTTGTACCCTGTTTTCCAAATTTTACGAGTTGTACCTAATAAATTACTTGGTATCGCTCTGCAAACCTTAATTCCTTTGGGTTTAATTATTCTTCCTTTTATTGAAAATATCAATAAATTTGCGAATCCATTCAGAAGACCAGTTGCAATGACATTATTTTTATTTGGAACAGTTTTGACGATGTATCTAGGTATCGGAGCATGCTTACCTATTGATAAGTCTCTTACTTTAGGCCTTTTCTAA
- a CDS encoding glycoside hydrolase 100 family protein yields MPARFSQQHQRVRPNSNEDKVVARAKEHFEKTLIEISGDIAGSVAALEHPTKNDALNYGEIFLRDNVPVMIYLLTQKRFEIVKKFLTVSLDLQSTTYQTRGVFPTSFIEEKGKLIADYGQRSIGRITSADASLWWPILCWLYVKKSGDQSFGTSQQVQRGVQLLLDLVLHPTFEGNPVLFVPDCSFMIDRPMDVWGAPLEVEILLHACLKSCIQLMELSRKHQKSRLLDQRLVLTRQWVHDLRQFLLKHYWVTSKTMQVLRRRPTEQYGEDQHQNEFNVQPQVVPSWLQDWLENRGGYLIGNIRTGRPDFRFYSLGNSLACMFGVLTAPQQRALFRLVLHNREHLMAQMPMRICHPPMDIEEWQNKTGSDPKNWPWSYHNGGHWPSLLWFFGASILLHEKRYPKADVLLMGQMRALIEECYWSQLNQLPRQKWAEYFDGPTGTWVGQQSRTYQTWTIVGFLLMHHLLRAEPDDVLMLDLGEDF; encoded by the coding sequence ATGCCCGCACGTTTTAGCCAACAGCACCAAAGAGTGCGCCCCAACTCAAACGAAGACAAAGTTGTTGCAAGAGCTAAAGAACATTTTGAAAAAACTCTGATTGAAATTTCTGGCGATATTGCTGGAAGTGTTGCTGCTTTGGAGCACCCAACGAAAAACGATGCACTCAATTATGGAGAAATCTTTTTAAGGGACAATGTCCCAGTAATGATTTACCTATTAACTCAAAAACGATTTGAAATAGTCAAAAAATTCTTGACGGTAAGTCTAGATTTACAAAGTACTACATATCAAACCAGAGGGGTTTTTCCAACAAGCTTTATAGAAGAGAAAGGGAAGTTAATAGCAGATTATGGGCAAAGATCTATAGGAAGAATTACTTCTGCTGATGCAAGCTTATGGTGGCCAATACTTTGTTGGCTCTACGTAAAAAAAAGTGGCGATCAAAGTTTTGGAACCAGTCAACAGGTTCAAAGAGGTGTTCAACTTCTTCTGGATTTAGTTCTGCATCCGACTTTTGAGGGGAATCCAGTTTTATTCGTACCAGATTGCTCATTTATGATCGATCGACCAATGGATGTATGGGGGGCGCCCCTTGAAGTGGAGATTTTATTACATGCATGTTTAAAAAGTTGTATTCAATTAATGGAATTAAGTAGGAAACATCAAAAGAGCCGATTATTAGATCAGAGACTTGTTTTAACTCGTCAATGGGTGCATGACCTCCGTCAATTTCTTTTGAAACATTATTGGGTCACAAGCAAAACTATGCAGGTGCTTAGGAGAAGGCCTACCGAGCAATATGGTGAAGATCAACATCAGAATGAATTCAATGTACAGCCTCAAGTAGTCCCTTCATGGCTTCAAGACTGGCTAGAAAATAGAGGTGGATATCTTATCGGGAACATAAGAACTGGAAGACCAGATTTTCGATTTTATAGCTTGGGAAATTCTCTAGCATGCATGTTTGGAGTATTAACCGCTCCTCAGCAAAGAGCATTATTCCGTCTGGTTCTTCATAATCGAGAGCATCTTATGGCACAAATGCCAATGAGGATATGCCATCCACCAATGGACATAGAAGAATGGCAAAACAAAACTGGTTCCGATCCAAAAAATTGGCCATGGAGTTACCACAATGGCGGGCATTGGCCTAGCCTTTTATGGTTTTTTGGTGCTTCTATATTGCTTCATGAAAAGCGATACCCAAAAGCTGATGTTTTACTTATGGGGCAAATGAGAGCTCTAATAGAAGAATGCTATTGGAGTCAATTAAATCAACTACCAAGACAAAAATGGGCTGAATATTTTGATGGTCCTACTGGCACATGGGTAGGTCAACAATCAAGGACTTATCAAACTTGGACAATTGTTGGATTTTTATTAATGCATCATCTTTTAAGAGCTGAGCCTGATGATGTGTTGATGTTGGATCTAGGAGAGGACTTTTAG